A stretch of the Saprospiraceae bacterium genome encodes the following:
- a CDS encoding TlpA family protein disulfide reductase, giving the protein MRLLIFLLLIVGSGGLYSQKDSVEIRCKVQGLKSGTVKLISVFGDQNLFVDSTFSNAQGEFEWIRKKPYHPGYYYLILPDYTNFHMILDLDQDFSMHTTKEDLIGNMQIQGSIDNQLLYETLKLQLRHEFAMDSLNAMRNAKANDSVALKKYDVEVKKIIDEKKNQLDGFIKKYPNVFFVKFKRAGQNPDLVDVRKANGEIDRDQQLELFRQAYWDNVDLSDKRLLYTPVLVNKLKKFIVELTPQHPDSIIRQADFIIKKSLANKEIFQFVSNWIALNYEPTKTKVMDGEAVFVHILDKYFTKENAFWMDDKELAAIKKKVYEMQSSCLGCQGQDIVSTDLNGATRSIYELKEDFVIVYMYDPDCDHCQKETPQLVQFYKEWKSKGVEVFAVVLNSTDQKWRDFVKKYQTDLWINVHDPTNRSIYAKYFVDITPEIYVLNKERKIIGKNLKPDQIKLIIEKELASKSK; this is encoded by the coding sequence ATGAGATTATTGATTTTTTTACTGCTGATTGTTGGTTCAGGAGGACTTTATAGTCAAAAGGACAGTGTTGAAATTCGCTGCAAGGTCCAGGGCCTTAAAAGTGGAACTGTGAAATTAATAAGTGTGTTTGGTGACCAGAATTTATTTGTGGATTCTACCTTTTCAAATGCACAAGGGGAATTTGAATGGATTCGTAAAAAACCCTACCACCCTGGATATTATTATTTGATACTACCTGACTATACCAATTTCCATATGATTTTGGATTTAGATCAGGATTTTTCAATGCACACAACAAAAGAAGATTTAATAGGGAACATGCAAATACAGGGTTCCATTGACAATCAACTCCTATATGAAACCTTAAAACTTCAATTGCGACATGAATTTGCTATGGATTCCCTCAATGCCATGCGCAATGCAAAAGCCAATGACAGTGTTGCATTAAAAAAATACGATGTTGAAGTTAAAAAGATCATTGATGAAAAGAAAAACCAGCTGGATGGCTTTATAAAAAAATATCCCAATGTGTTTTTTGTAAAATTTAAACGCGCTGGTCAAAATCCTGATTTGGTAGATGTTCGAAAAGCAAATGGTGAAATCGACCGGGATCAACAACTTGAATTATTTCGACAGGCTTATTGGGACAATGTTGATTTGTCTGATAAGCGATTGTTATATACACCGGTATTGGTCAATAAGTTAAAGAAGTTTATTGTTGAATTAACTCCGCAACATCCGGATTCAATCATCCGTCAAGCTGATTTTATTATTAAGAAATCCTTGGCCAATAAAGAAATATTTCAGTTTGTTAGCAATTGGATTGCACTAAATTATGAACCAACAAAGACAAAAGTAATGGATGGAGAAGCGGTCTTTGTGCATATCCTGGATAAATATTTTACCAAGGAAAATGCATTTTGGATGGACGATAAAGAATTAGCTGCAATAAAGAAAAAAGTTTATGAAATGCAATCCAGTTGTTTGGGTTGCCAGGGTCAAGATATTGTTTCTACAGATTTAAACGGAGCAACCCGCTCTATTTATGAGTTGAAAGAAGATTTTGTGATTGTGTATATGTATGATCCTGATTGCGACCATTGTCAAAAGGAAACCCCCCAACTGGTTCAGTTTTACAAAGAATGGAAGTCAAAAGGAGTCGAAGTATTTGCCGTTGTTTTGAATTCAACGGATCAAAAATGGCGCGACTTTGTAAAAAAATATCAAACAGATCTATGGATCAACGTTCACGATCCAACCAATCGAAGCATCTATGCTAAATATTTTGTAGATATCACTCCTGAAATTTATGTTTTGAATAAAGAGCGTAAAATCATTGGTAAAAATTTAAAACCCGATCAAATTAAATTGATTATTGAAAAAGAATTGGCAAGTAAATCAAAATAA